The genomic region CGCCTGTACCCCTATCCCGATCGAGTTCGTCGTGCGCGGTTACCTCGCCGGCCACGCCTGGCGTACCTATGCCGATGGGCTTCGAACCCTGTGCGGCGAGCCGCTGCCAGAGGGTCTCCGGCAAAACAGCCGCCTCCCCGCGCCCATCCTCACGCCGGCCACAAAGGCCGACGAAGGACACGACGAAGACATCAGCCAGCACGAGATCCTGGAGCGCGGCCTGCTGGATCAGGCGACGCTCGATACCCTCGGCCAGGCGGCGCTCGCCCTGTTCCAGCGGGGCACCGAACTGGCGAAGAAACAGGGCCTCATTCTGGTGGATACCAAGTACGAATTCGGCCGCACCCCCACCGGTGATCTCCTGCTGATCGATGAAGTCCACACCCCGGATTCTTCCCGCTATTTCTATGCGGACACCTACGACGCTCTCCTGGCGGCCGACCAGCCCCAGCGCCAGCTGTCGAAGGAATTCGTGCGTGAATGGCTGATGGCGCAGGGCTTCCAGGGTAAAGAGGGGCAACGGCTGCCAGACCTGCCCGACACGTTCCGCTGCGAAATCGCGGCGCGGTATATCGAACTCTACGAAAAAGTCACGGGGCTTCCCTTCGAGCCGAACACCGACCCCGACCCCGCCGGCCGGATTGAACGCGCCGTCGCGGGCGCCCTTTTAAACGCTACCGACTAAACCCGGCGCTCACCCTCCCCCCTGCACCCACTCCTCCGTCCCGTCGGCGAAGTGCTCCTTTTTCCAGATGGGGACGTCTTTTTTCAGGGTGTCTATCAAGAACCGGCAGGCCTCGAAGGCGTCAGCGCGATGCGCAGACCCCGCGGCGAGGATGACGCTGGCTTCGCCGGCTGGCACCGGCCCCAGTCGGTGATGAAGGGCCACCCGTTCCAACTTCCAGCGGTCTTGCGCCGCCCGGGCAATACGCGCCATTTCTTTTAGCGCCATCCCCGGGTAACACTCATAGGAGAGGGTCACCGTCTCGCGCGACCCCGTCCACTGCCGGGTGGTACCGATAAACAGGTCGATTCCGCCTACCAGCGGCGTCGGCAGGTAGGCGGCAATCGCGGCTACATCGAGGGGATGCTCCTGGATGCAGAGCCAGACAGCGTCATTTTTCTGCTCGAGCCGTTCCATCATCCTCCACTTACCGGGGTGATCAGGGCCACGTCGTCGCCGGGGGAGAGGCGATACGTCTCCCGCTCGTACGCCTCGTTGATGGCAAGGCGAATTGTCGACCGATAGGCGGCAATATCGGGATACGTCCGCGCCAGTATATCGAGGAGGTCGCCGCCGGCGGAACCGGCCGGCACTTCCACGTCCAGGACTTCGCGACCCAACCGTTCCCGCAACACGCTAAACAGCTGAAGGCGCAGACGTAGGGGAGGCATGTCAGGGCTGTGGCTCATCACTTTAGCGGCTGGCGACAGCCTTTAGGGCGTCAAGATTCGGCATGTCGCCGGCGCTCTCCAGCACCTCCGCGTACTGCACCTTCCCATCCTTGCCGATCACAAACGCCGCACGACGCGCGATCCGGTCCAGCTTCATCGGCGTGAAGTCTCCCTTGTATTTCGCATGGTACGCGTCGGCCGCCTCGGCATTGTGATCACTGAGCAATGGAAATGTGAATCCGTTCACCTTTTTGAACTCCGCCTGTACAAACGGCGAGTCGGTCGAGATGCCGACCATCTGGGTTTCGCTCCCATACGCCGCGAGGTCGTTATTCACCGTATTAAGTTCTGTCGTGCAGACACTGGTGAAAGCGCCCGGGTAAAACAGGAGCACCACGTTTTTCTTGCCGAGCAGCGAAGACAACGTAAAAAGTTCTTTTTTATCGTCATACAGCGCGATTTCGGGGGCATTTTGCCCAACTGCAATGGCCATTCTTCTTCCGGATTACGTGAACATCTACTGGAAATATCTGACGTTACACCGCTCATCGTTTCAGTAAACACATCAGCGAAAACGGATGGCGCGAATGGGTTCGATGCGGGCGGAAACACTCGCGGGTATGTAGGCGGCAACGGCACACAGGCAGAGCGCCAGCACACCGACGAGTAGAAAATCCAACCCATTCAGGGCAATCGGCGCGGCCTGCATGTAATAGGCCTCTTCAGGCAATGGAATGAGATGGTAGCGTTCCTGGAGGAGCGCCAGTACGAGCGCCAGAACTTCGCCTATCGCCACACCGACGCCCCCCATCAGCACGCCCAGGTACAAAAATAGCCGGCGCAGCGTCGCTCGCGAGGCCCCCATGCTACCCAATACCCCGATCTCGGGGGTTTTTTCGAGCATGATCGTGAGCAGCGTTCCAACGATGTTGAACGCACCCACGAGCACGATGACGCCAATAACCAGGGGGATGATACTCTCCTGCAGGCGCACCCAGGCAAAATACTGGCGGAAGGATTCAAAGACTGTGCGCGCGTGTACCGGATACCCCAGCGCCGCATCGATCCGCGCCGCGGCGGAATCCGCCTCCTGCGGATCGGTCAACATGACGTCGATGCGAGTAGATTCGGTGGGGCCGTAGCTGAAGAGATCGCGCGCCGTGTCGATCCCGGCGAACACGTACAGCTCATCGAAATGGGCGAAAGATGTTTCATAGATGCCGGCGACCCTGAATTGTCGGGCTCTGGGGCGCAGCGGCCCCGGCGACGCGGCGCCGGCCTGAGAGGACCGCATCGAGTAAGCCACCACACGGTCGCCGACACGCAGCCCGAGCAGGCGCGCCAGCTGGGATCCGATCACCATGCCCGGCGCCTCGCCGGCCGCGGGCGTAAGCGTGGCCTCACCCGCCGTGAGATGGTCGGCGAAATACGCCGGCATGTGTTCGACCCCTCGGATCAGCACCCCATCGATTTCTCGCTCTGATCGCCGTAACAGAGCAAATTCCTCGACCACGGCCTGAACGTCCACGACTTCCGGCAAGGCCGCGATCTGCTCCGTCATGCCAAGCGTGTCCACGAAGGGCTCTTCCAGGAAGCTAACGGCCTGTACGTGGGCGCCAAAGCCGATGATCTTGGAGGTGATTTCCTCGCTGAACCCTCGCACGATGGCCAGCGCCAGCAGCAAGGCACAGACCCCGATCGCTACGCCCCCGATCGCCATGTAGGTGATAAAACGCACGAAACGCCGGCCCTCCGGCCGGCCCTGCGATTGGAGCAGATAACGCGTGGCGATATAACGCTCGAAGCGAGGTGGAAGCATGGGATTGCGACGGAGGCCTACAGACTGGCACGCGGTGGTGTGCCTGCGGTGGCACACAAACGGACGCCAGCGTGGGAGGATCCCTCCTCCCCCGATCGCCCCACGCCCAAACACCAGCCCGTCTGCTGAACCGTGTCCGTTTCTCACGGTTAAATGCCCGACAGCCACCCCCCTATTGCAATAACGGCTACTCATGAATAACTCCTCCAGCCACACGCCGCCACCGATCAACGAACCCGTCCTGTCCTACGCCCCCGGCAGCGCCGAACGGGCGTCGCTACAGCAGACGCTCGCCTCCATGCGGGCGCGGACTGTCGACATCCCGGCCTTCATCAACGGCCGGCGCGTCACCACCGGCCGCACCGCCCGCATCGCCCCACCTCACGACCATCGCCACACCCTCGGACACGTGCACCTCTGCGGCGCTGGCGAGGTCTACGACGCCATCGAGGCCAGCCTCGCCGCGCGGGAAGGGTGGATGAACATGCACTGGACCGACCGCGCCGCGATCTTCCTCAGGGCCGCGGAGCTGCTCGCCGGCCCGTGGCGCAATACGTTAAACGCCGCTACGATGCTCGGGCAAAGCAAAAACGCCCATCAAGCTGAAATAGACGCCGCCTGTGAACTGATCGACTTCCTGCGGTTCAATGTCCACTTCATGGAGCAGATCTACAACGACCAGCCGATCTCGCCGGCCGGCGTCTGGAATCGTCTGCAGTACCGCCCCCTGGAGGGCTTTGTATTCGCCGTCACCCCGTTCAACTTTACCGCCATCCAAGGCAATCTGCCCACGGCACCCGCCCTGATGGGCAATACGGTGATCTGGAAACCCAGTACTACCGCCGCGTACTCGGCCTATTACCTCTACCTGTTGCTCGAAGAAGCCGGCTTGCCTCCGGGTGTCATCAACATGCTCCCGGGCGACGGGCCCGATGTGGGCGATCCTGTCTTCGCCTCCGAGCATTTCGCCGGGCTCCATTTCACCGGCTCGACCCGCACGTTCCAACACATGTGGCGTACGATCGGAGAGAACATTGGCCGGTACCGCACCTACCCGCGCATCGTAGGCGAAA from Rhodothermales bacterium harbors:
- a CDS encoding phosphoribosylaminoimidazolesuccinocarboxamide synthase, yielding MLPYAAIERQLDATIRETHLPIAGARYQGKVRDTYRAGSYLVLVTTDRISAFDHILRQTIPFKGQVLNRLAAFFFERTKDIIANHVIAVPDPNVTLAHACTPIPIEFVVRGYLAGHAWRTYADGLRTLCGEPLPEGLRQNSRLPAPILTPATKADEGHDEDISQHEILERGLLDQATLDTLGQAALALFQRGTELAKKQGLILVDTKYEFGRTPTGDLLLIDEVHTPDSSRYFYADTYDALLAADQPQRQLSKEFVREWLMAQGFQGKEGQRLPDLPDTFRCEIAARYIELYEKVTGLPFEPNTDPDPAGRIERAVAGALLNATD
- a CDS encoding MoaD/ThiS family protein, which encodes MPPLRLRLQLFSVLRERLGREVLDVEVPAGSAGGDLLDILARTYPDIAAYRSTIRLAINEAYERETYRLSPGDDVALITPVSGG
- a CDS encoding ABC transporter permease, translated to MLPPRFERYIATRYLLQSQGRPEGRRFVRFITYMAIGGVAIGVCALLLALAIVRGFSEEITSKIIGFGAHVQAVSFLEEPFVDTLGMTEQIAALPEVVDVQAVVEEFALLRRSEREIDGVLIRGVEHMPAYFADHLTAGEATLTPAAGEAPGMVIGSQLARLLGLRVGDRVVAYSMRSSQAGAASPGPLRPRARQFRVAGIYETSFAHFDELYVFAGIDTARDLFSYGPTESTRIDVMLTDPQEADSAAARIDAALGYPVHARTVFESFRQYFAWVRLQESIIPLVIGVIVLVGAFNIVGTLLTIMLEKTPEIGVLGSMGASRATLRRLFLYLGVLMGGVGVAIGEVLALVLALLQERYHLIPLPEEAYYMQAAPIALNGLDFLLVGVLALCLCAVAAYIPASVSARIEPIRAIRFR
- the pruA gene encoding L-glutamate gamma-semialdehyde dehydrogenase, with the protein product MNNSSSHTPPPINEPVLSYAPGSAERASLQQTLASMRARTVDIPAFINGRRVTTGRTARIAPPHDHRHTLGHVHLCGAGEVYDAIEASLAAREGWMNMHWTDRAAIFLRAAELLAGPWRNTLNAATMLGQSKNAHQAEIDAACELIDFLRFNVHFMEQIYNDQPISPAGVWNRLQYRPLEGFVFAVTPFNFTAIQGNLPTAPALMGNTVIWKPSTTAAYSAYYLYLLLEEAGLPPGVINMLPGDGPDVGDPVFASEHFAGLHFTGSTRTFQHMWRTIGENIGRYRTYPRIVGETGGKDFIVAHGSAQPEAVATAIVRGGFEYQGQKCSAASRVYVAASIWPAVETALAAQMQEITMGPVEHFSHFVNAVIDAPSFARITSSIDAAKASGVVEVLHGGGYDDREGYFIEPTILRTTDPSYTTMCEELFGPVVTLYVFDDADFDATLELVDRTSPYALTGAIFARDRAVIRQALDALSDAAGNFYINDKPTGAVVGQQPFGGARGSGTNDKAGAYQNLLRWVSTRTIKETFVPPHHFGYPFLGRE
- a CDS encoding molybdenum cofactor biosynthesis protein MoaE — translated: MMERLEQKNDAVWLCIQEHPLDVAAIAAYLPTPLVGGIDLFIGTTRQWTGSRETVTLSYECYPGMALKEMARIARAAQDRWKLERVALHHRLGPVPAGEASVILAAGSAHRADAFEACRFLIDTLKKDVPIWKKEHFADGTEEWVQGGG
- a CDS encoding redoxin domain-containing protein, translating into MAIAVGQNAPEIALYDDKKELFTLSSLLGKKNVVLLFYPGAFTSVCTTELNTVNNDLAAYGSETQMVGISTDSPFVQAEFKKVNGFTFPLLSDHNAEAADAYHAKYKGDFTPMKLDRIARRAAFVIGKDGKVQYAEVLESAGDMPNLDALKAVASR